In Halogranum gelatinilyticum, the DNA window CGAGGCCCACGTCGACCTCGACAGGCGACTCGTGCAACTCGAACAGCTGCTCGATTGATCGGTCGTATATTTTCACTATCAGAAAGATTGATATGTCTGTGTTCGCCGTTCGCAGTGTTACGCAGGGGGTGATGTAATGTCAACTGAACACAGATTCGTTGGTGGCCCTATGTCGACATCTTCAGCCTCGCTCGCCGGGACGCTCGACCGAACCGACATCCACGACATCTTACGGAACGACCGTCGGCGTCACGTGCTGACATCGTTGCGGGGAGACGACGGCTCGATGTCGCTGCGCGACCTCTCGGAGGTCATCGCGACGGAGGAGACGGGCGAGGACCCCGCGCCGCGGAACGTCCGCCAGAGCGTCTACGTCTCGCTACACCAGACGCATCTCCCGAAGCTGGACGACCACGGGGTCGTCGAGTACGACACGGACGCCAAGACCGTCACGCTCGCCGAGGGGATCGACGACGTCCGCGTCTACATGGAGGTCGTCCCGGGCGACGACATCTCGTGGGCCGAGTATTATCTCGGACTCACGGCACTCGCGCTCGCACTCGTCGCCGCCCACGCGGCCGATGTCCCCACGGTGAGTGCCGTCGACCCCCACGCCCTGTTCACGATCCTGTTCCTCGCGTTCGGCGTCTCTGCGAGCTACCACTTCCTCCGACAACAGCAGCTGCTGCCCGACTGGTTCGACCGGTCGCACTGAGCGGCTGCCCGCCTCCTTTCGGGTCCGTATCGCAACTGACGAAGAGAAGAGTAGTTCCGAGCCGTCGTTGCTTAGACGCCGGTGGAGTAGCGGAGGATACCGGCGACGCCGCCGAAGGCGTCCATGAGCTGTTCGCCCTTCTCGAAGTCCGTGCTGATGAACTTCGTCTCGGTGCCGCGCTGTTCGGCGATGGCCATCAGATGCTCGATGACGTCCTCGCGTTCGCGCACTTCGGCTTCCTCTTTGCACTCCGAGCAGACGTGGTCGGGCGTCTTGTGGCGGCTGTCGACGACCTCGAACTCCTCGTGGCCGTTCGGACAGTCGTAGACGACGACGTCGCTACGGAGGTCCTCGGAGAGGAGGAGCCGGTCGACCGAACCCATGACGAGGTTCTTCCGGGTCGGTTCGAAGCCGTAGGTGGCCTCGTTGCCCCGGTGGAGCTTCTCGAAGAACTCCTCCATCTGGGACTTGTCCTTCATGACCTCCTGGTCGGCCAGCACGTCCTGGGCGGCGTCGACGAGGTCGCCGAGACCCGACTCGTCGGTGTAGGAGACGTCGAACTTGCCGACGACCTTGTCCTGCAGTTCGTGGTGGAGATAGCCGCCGTCGAGGAACTCGTCTTTCGTCGGCGAGGGACCGCCCACGAGGATGCCGTCGAGTTCGTGGCGTTTCGGGACCATCAGGTCGTCGGCCATCCCGGCGACCTCCTGATAGAAGTTGTCGATGGCTTCGAGCCGTAGGCGGGCGAAACGCTGGGCGGACTGACCACCTTTGCGCTGCTTGCCGGGGACGAGCGACGAGGCGGACTTGACGGGTTCGATGCGCTTGCCCTTCAGCCAGCCGACGTTGGCCTCGCGGCGGTCGAGGACGATGAGGCCGAACAGGCCCTTGTCGGCCAGCATCTCCTCCAGCGGCTCGGTCAGGAACGCCGAATCACAGTGGTAGCGGAAGGACTCGACGGGCTGCGGCGGGCTGTCGAGGACGCGGGTGACCATCTCGGTCTGGCCGCCGCCGCTGTCGACCGCGCCGGAGAAGAGGACGATGCCGTTCTCCGGCGGGAAGGTGTCGTAGTAGCGGAGTCGGTCTTTGATACTCGTCAGTGCGTCCTGGACGTTCGTCCGCGTCTGCTTGGACTTGATGTTCGCCGCCTCGCTGTGCTCTTGGACGACGTGGGCGACGACGTCGGAGATCTGCTTGTCTTCGGGGATGTAGATGGTGACGAGCTGGGTGCCGGAGCCTTCGTACTCCTGTAGCTCCTCGATGACCTTCCGGAACTCGTACTTCCGTCGGTCTTCGCTCGCCCCCTCGGCGTTACTACTCATTGTCGGTACTAGCCCGGCCAGTGGCTAAGTAACCTTTGACTGTCCGTCCCGGCTGTCATCACGGCTCACCCTCGCCTCCTGTTCGCTTCACCGGACAGTCGCCGAACCTGTCATTTCGGATGAAACTACCTTTATATACGTAACGCGGGACTCACACATAACTCAACCATGGCTCGGGTAATCGCGGTCGCCAGCGCGAAAGGTGGCGTCGGCAAGACGACGACGACGGCAACGCTCGGGACAACACTCGCGGCGGCAGGCGCACGCGTCGTCGCCATCGACGCGGACCTCGGGATGGCCAATCTCGGGGACGCCCTCGGGATCGACGCCGACGATGCGACGCTCCACGACGTCCTCGCCGGGCGAGCCGACGTCGAGGCGGCGACCTACGAGGGACCGGCGGGACTCGCGGTCGTCCCCGGCGACACGGATCTGGCGGCGTTCCCCGACGCCGACCCGGCGAACCTCCGGGACGTCCTCGGCGAGTTCATCGACTACGACTACGTCTTGCTCGACACGGGCGCGGGACTGAGCCACGACAGTGTCCTCCCGCTGGGTCTTGCCGACGACGTCCTGCTCGTCACCACGCCCGACCCGAACGCCGTCGGCGACACGGCGAAGACCCGAGAGGTGGCCGAACGCCTCGGCAGCTCCGTCGCGGGCGCGGTGGTCACCTGCGTCGACCTCGACCAGCTCGCCGACGAGGACTTCGCCTCGGCACTCGACGTCCCACTGCTCGCGACCGTTCCGTCCAGTCCGCTCGTCGCGACTGCGACAGCCGGTGACCCGGTTTCGCTGTCCGACCCGACGAGCGACGTCGCCGCCGCCTACCGTGGTCTCGCCCGCGAACTGACGGGTGAGACCATCGACGAACCCGACGTCGAGACGGACGAAGACGACGAAGACACGGCGACTGTCGAGAACGACGAAGCAGGCGAAGGCGACGAAGCGAGCGAGAGCGAGGACGAGTCCGACGCAGACGACGACTCGGAGGCAGAGACCGAGGTCGTCGCGGACGAAGACGAGGCAACGGAAGAAGAAGAGGAAGACCCCGACGCGGTCGTCGCGGACGACGCAGACGACCCCGAAGAAGCTGAAGAAGCCGAAGCAGTCGACGAAATCGAAGACACGGGTGAGACAGACGACGAGACCGACCCCGAGACAGAGACCGTCGGTTCGGACAGCGAAGACACCGAAGACGTCGAAGACGACGTTGCGGATGCGGCGTCCGACGCCGAGGAGCCGGACGACTCCGACGAGGCCGAGGCGGAGACCGGAGCCGTCGACGCCGACGACTCCGACGAGGCCGACACGGAGACCGAAGCCGTCGACGCCGACGATACTACCGAGACTGAC includes these proteins:
- the minD gene encoding cell division ATPase MinD translates to MARVIAVASAKGGVGKTTTTATLGTTLAAAGARVVAIDADLGMANLGDALGIDADDATLHDVLAGRADVEAATYEGPAGLAVVPGDTDLAAFPDADPANLRDVLGEFIDYDYVLLDTGAGLSHDSVLPLGLADDVLLVTTPDPNAVGDTAKTREVAERLGSSVAGAVVTCVDLDQLADEDFASALDVPLLATVPSSPLVATATAGDPVSLSDPTSDVAAAYRGLARELTGETIDEPDVETDEDDEDTATVENDEAGEGDEASESEDESDADDDSEAETEVVADEDEATEEEEEDPDAVVADDADDPEEAEEAEAVDEIEDTGETDDETDPETETVGSDSEDTEDVEDDVADAASDAEEPDDSDEAEAETGAVDADDSDEADTETEAVDADDTTETDETDEDDVLVPDAESGDAAEAAETSESADDGGVYETSLVEEAEASGTSDADGETDGDSGDDDDDGGSSGFLGRLLG
- a CDS encoding DUF7344 domain-containing protein, which codes for MSTSSASLAGTLDRTDIHDILRNDRRRHVLTSLRGDDGSMSLRDLSEVIATEETGEDPAPRNVRQSVYVSLHQTHLPKLDDHGVVEYDTDAKTVTLAEGIDDVRVYMEVVPGDDISWAEYYLGLTALALALVAAHAADVPTVSAVDPHALFTILFLAFGVSASYHFLRQQQLLPDWFDRSH
- the prf1 gene encoding peptide chain release factor aRF-1, coding for MSSNAEGASEDRRKYEFRKVIEELQEYEGSGTQLVTIYIPEDKQISDVVAHVVQEHSEAANIKSKQTRTNVQDALTSIKDRLRYYDTFPPENGIVLFSGAVDSGGGQTEMVTRVLDSPPQPVESFRYHCDSAFLTEPLEEMLADKGLFGLIVLDRREANVGWLKGKRIEPVKSASSLVPGKQRKGGQSAQRFARLRLEAIDNFYQEVAGMADDLMVPKRHELDGILVGGPSPTKDEFLDGGYLHHELQDKVVGKFDVSYTDESGLGDLVDAAQDVLADQEVMKDKSQMEEFFEKLHRGNEATYGFEPTRKNLVMGSVDRLLLSEDLRSDVVVYDCPNGHEEFEVVDSRHKTPDHVCSECKEEAEVREREDVIEHLMAIAEQRGTETKFISTDFEKGEQLMDAFGGVAGILRYSTGV